The following are encoded in a window of Podospora pseudoanserina strain CBS 124.78 chromosome 6, whole genome shotgun sequence genomic DNA:
- a CDS encoding hypothetical protein (EggNog:ENOG503PDDM; COG:S) produces MIHPNHLLSPSTFNSCNSSEEIIMSAQAAIHKAAKELSKLFETIDKTASSATASWEDVLLDNARRVSTPLVIQMLTQMGIDLYGTKSVAPFRLFENACGAGVVAPVLQRTIKPDVLAKSSILCGDFSTPCIGLIEKRIKEEGWVNTEVERIDAQKTKLPSASFDYVTTNIGFHVVPDSEAALDETIRILKPGGVLGFTTWHLPPTWVNDIREAFASFPFEAPYTWALQMTAWGKWSDVYWVRKTLAAKGLEDVSVDIYAHLSKVDNAEYFVGQFAMMLDWIMDSAWSGELRKAHPREEVQGLVKNYLEEKYEGGPWDVSWVSVIASARRPL; encoded by the exons ATGATTCATCCCAATCATTTACTATCACCATCCACATTTAACAGTTGCAATAGTAGCGAAGAAATCATCATGTCCGCCCAAGCTGCCATCCACAAAGCCGCCAAAGAGCTCAGCAAGCTCTTTGAAACCATCGACAAAACCGCCTCCTCTGCCACCGCATCTTGGGAGgatgtcctcctcgacaacgcACGCCGAGTCAGCACCCCGCTTGTTATCCAGATGCTCACCCAGATGGGCATTGACTTGTATGGAACCAAATCGGTCGCCCCATTCAGGCTGTTTGAAAATGCCTGTGGAGCAGGTGTCGTGGCTCCTGTGCTTCAAAGGACTATCAAGCCAGATGTCTTGGCCAAGAGCAGCATTCTGTGCGGCGACTTCTCCACCCCTTGTATAGGGCTGATTGAGAAGAggatcaaggaggaggggtgggtgaaTACTGAGGTGGAGAGAATCGATGCCCAG AAAACGAAACTGCCATCAGCAAGCTTCGACTATGTGACGACCAATATTGGGTTCCATGTCGTCCCTGACTCGGAAGCGGCTCTCGACG AAACTATCCGCATTCTCAAGCCGGGCGGTGTTCTTGGCTTCACCACCtggcacctccccccaacctgGGTCAACGACATCCGAGAAGCCTTTGCATCTTTCCCCTTTGAGGCACCATACACCTGGGCCCTGCAGATGACGGCCTGGGGTAAATGGTCTGATGTCTACTGGGTCCGGAAAACGCTCGCTGCCaaggggctggaggatgtCAGTGTTGATATCTATGCTCACCTTAGCAAGGTGGACAACGCCGAGTATTTCGTCGGCCAGTTTGCCATGATGCTCGACTGGATTATGGATAGCGCTTGGAGTGGGGAGTTGAGGAAAGCGCAcccgagggaggaggtgcaggggttggtgaagaactATCTGGAGGAGAAGTACGAGGGTGGACCGTGGGATGTCAGTTGGGTCTCGGTCATTGCTAGCGCAAGGAGGCCTTTGTAG